The DNA segment CTGATGCCCGGCATCAACATGACCTACGCGATGAGTATCGGAATGAGCCTAGGCTACGTGCGCGCGCTGCCGATGATGTCGGGACAGCTCGCGTCTCTAGCCTTCGTGGCGATCTGCTGTATGCTCGGAGTGGGCGCTGTTTTGGCGCATTACGGCTTTGCGTTTAAGGTTCTAAACGTCATCGCGGGGCTTTATCTGCTATATCTGGGCGCTATGCTGTTTTTTAGCAAGGGGCAGCTTAGCATCACGAAGGTCTCGCGGCTGCCGAGCAAAAAGCAGATGTTTTTAAACGGAGCTATGGTCTGCGTATCAAATCCCAAGGCGTGGATTTTTCTCTCCGCTTTGCTGCCGACTTTTTTGGACGCGAGCGATCCTTTTAGCCTGCCGCGTATGCTCTCTATCACGGTTACGCTCGTTTTTATCGAGTTTTGCTCGCTTAGCCTCTATGCTCTGGGCGGCGCGATACTAAAGAAATTTTTGCAAACTCACCTGCGCCTTTTGGAGATTTTTACGGCCGTTATCATCTGCGGTATCGGCGTTTTGATGATGTTTAGATAAATTTGCGCAAGCAATTTGGCTCAAATTTTTGATAAATTTAACCAAACTTATCGCCTTGTTCGTCAAATTTTAGTCGTTTAAAATAATCTGTCCGAGGCCGACTCGAGGGAGGTTTCTCTCCGTTTTGCCTGTCGGTACCTGCTAAAAGCGACGTAAAATACAAAACAAGAGCGGGTCGCTCGGAGGCTAGTCGCGTTTAATCTCCTGTAAAAAGGTGTTAG comes from the Campylobacter rectus genome and includes:
- a CDS encoding LysE family translocator translates to MNYPLFFATLLPISLMPGINMTYAMSIGMSLGYVRALPMMSGQLASLAFVAICCMLGVGAVLAHYGFAFKVLNVIAGLYLLYLGAMLFFSKGQLSITKVSRLPSKKQMFLNGAMVCVSNPKAWIFLSALLPTFLDASDPFSLPRMLSITVTLVFIEFCSLSLYALGGAILKKFLQTHLRLLEIFTAVIICGIGVLMMFR